In Leptospira ellinghausenii, the following proteins share a genomic window:
- a CDS encoding U32 family peptidase C-terminal domain-containing protein has protein sequence MKSFRNIPELLLPAGNLDKLNIAYLYGADAVYCGVPRYSLRARENEFSMEDLQTAVTIARNLNKKIYFTVNNIPRNSKLGSYHKYLEQMASLKPDAMIMADPGLIHITKNAYPDLDIHISVQTNTMNYAAVEFWKTYGAKRVILSREVSIPEIKEIKDKVPDMEIEVFVHGSICIAHSGRCLMSNYFKNRDANQGSCNNACRDLYKVYVTNPKQNDEPMELITDEDGTFLMNSKDLRAIEFLQELCDAGVDSLKVEGRTKNDFYVGMVARSYRKTLDGIKRGESFDRKWLEELDKLSSRKYFSGFLTRGMEDQIPVEEQNFQNNEFGTSLQKTHHYVGLVKEYQQKNQRVIIEVKNKIEMGDVLEVINPLSEDVVPFVVNEMYYKNNLVDVVSGGIGSAEITVPFEITKQSFLTKRIL, from the coding sequence ATGAAATCTTTTAGAAACATTCCAGAACTTTTATTACCTGCTGGGAACTTAGATAAGTTAAACATTGCTTATTTGTATGGAGCAGACGCAGTTTATTGTGGAGTTCCACGTTATTCGTTACGTGCCAGAGAGAATGAATTCTCAATGGAGGATTTACAGACAGCAGTCACAATCGCAAGAAACCTAAATAAAAAAATTTATTTTACAGTAAATAACATACCTCGTAACTCCAAACTTGGTTCTTATCATAAGTATTTAGAACAAATGGCAAGTTTAAAACCTGATGCTATGATTATGGCAGATCCTGGATTGATTCATATTACTAAAAATGCATATCCTGATTTAGATATCCACATCTCGGTACAAACAAATACAATGAACTATGCCGCAGTTGAATTTTGGAAAACATACGGTGCCAAAAGAGTCATTTTGTCTAGAGAGGTATCAATTCCTGAAATTAAAGAGATAAAAGATAAAGTACCTGATATGGAGATTGAAGTTTTTGTTCATGGTTCAATCTGCATTGCTCATAGCGGAAGGTGTTTAATGAGTAATTATTTTAAAAATCGAGATGCAAACCAAGGATCTTGTAATAATGCATGTCGTGATTTATATAAAGTGTATGTTACGAATCCAAAACAAAATGATGAACCAATGGAACTGATTACTGATGAGGATGGAACATTTTTAATGAATTCCAAAGATCTACGTGCCATTGAGTTTTTACAAGAGTTATGTGATGCTGGAGTAGATTCTCTAAAGGTAGAAGGGAGAACCAAAAATGATTTTTATGTTGGCATGGTTGCTAGGAGTTATCGAAAAACATTAGATGGAATCAAACGTGGAGAGAGTTTTGATCGAAAATGGTTGGAAGAATTAGATAAACTTTCTTCCAGAAAGTATTTTTCAGGTTTTTTAACAAGAGGTATGGAAGACCAAATACCAGTAGAAGAACAAAATTTTCAAAACAATGAGTTCGGAACAAGTCTACAAAAAACTCATCATTACGTAGGACTTGTCAAGGAATACCAACAGAAAAACCAAAGAGTCATCATTGAAGTGAAAAATAAAATTGAAATGGGAGATGTTTTAGAAGTGATTAATCCACTTTCAGAGGATGTTGTTCCATTTGTCGTAAATGAAATGTATTACAAAAACAATCTAGTCGATGTTGTTAGTGGGGGAATTGGATCTGCTGAAATTACAGTACCCTTTGAAATCACAAAACAATCCTTTCTAACCAAACGAATCCTATAG
- a CDS encoding c-type cytochrome, with protein MNRYKSKEGSIRLKIGITMGLISFLTIFACGGEKSEETPASNAGSKGIGPVSSVSIGALDQSMADRGKKQFEAKCSACHKFEEKVVGPALQGVTQRRTPEWIMNMILNPMEMTQKDPIGQELLAEHLVQMTFQNVKEEEAREILEYFRKMDLK; from the coding sequence ATGAATCGATACAAATCAAAAGAAGGATCCATTCGACTAAAAATCGGAATCACAATGGGTCTTATATCGTTTTTAACAATTTTCGCTTGTGGAGGAGAGAAATCAGAAGAAACACCTGCATCTAACGCTGGTTCAAAGGGAATTGGTCCCGTATCTTCAGTCAGTATTGGTGCACTTGACCAATCAATGGCTGATAGAGGGAAAAAACAATTTGAAGCAAAGTGTTCAGCATGTCATAAATTTGAAGAAAAGGTCGTAGGCCCAGCTCTTCAAGGTGTTACACAAAGAAGAACTCCTGAATGGATCATGAATATGATTCTAAACCCAATGGAAATGACTCAAAAAGATCCAATTGGACAAGAGTTACTTGCTGAACACCTCGTACAAATGACATTCCAAAATGTGAAAGAGGAAGAAGCGAGAGAGATACTCGAATACTTCCGTAAAATGGATTTAAAATAG
- a CDS encoding response regulator, producing MIQILLIEDEPGIQESIQIALEADGFLLKIAFTGAEGLQMLDDCISLILLDIGLPDQNGFDILKQIRQQHQIPVIFLTARNSEIDKVLGLEIGADDYIVKPFSPRELLARIRAILRRTQNPVSSEPISNQKIRISLDKKLVYFNGNSLNLSPYEYKTMELFFKWPGRIFTREEIMDNVWTEPEDSFDRAVDTVIKNIRARFKELDPNFDPIETRRGQGYGLKEII from the coding sequence ATGATTCAAATACTCCTTATAGAAGATGAACCTGGAATTCAAGAAAGTATTCAAATTGCATTAGAAGCGGATGGTTTTTTGCTAAAAATTGCATTTACTGGAGCCGAAGGATTACAAATGTTAGATGATTGTATATCGCTAATCCTTTTGGACATTGGTCTTCCAGACCAAAATGGATTTGATATTTTAAAGCAGATCCGTCAACAACACCAAATCCCTGTGATATTTTTAACAGCACGAAATTCCGAAATCGATAAAGTACTTGGATTGGAAATTGGAGCTGATGATTATATAGTCAAACCATTTAGTCCCAGAGAATTATTGGCAAGGATAAGAGCCATTCTTAGGCGAACACAAAATCCAGTCTCTAGTGAACCAATATCCAATCAGAAAATTAGAATTTCACTGGATAAAAAACTAGTTTATTTCAATGGAAATTCACTGAATTTATCACCTTACGAATACAAAACGATGGAATTGTTTTTTAAGTGGCCTGGACGGATCTTTACTAGAGAAGAAATTATGGACAATGTTTGGACTGAACCTGAAGATAGTTTTGATCGTGCAGTGGATACTGTGATTAAAAATATTAGAGCTAGATTTAAAGAATTAGATCCCAATTTTGATCCAATAGAAACGAGAAGAGGTCAAGGATACGGATTAAAGGAAATCATATGA
- a CDS encoding helix-turn-helix domain-containing protein, which produces MQLRTLQRLFRENVSVSPKWVNQQFRMQEIAERLEKDKSIHFPDYANKFGFFDQAHFNRAFKNMIRLSPEKYLESLI; this is translated from the coding sequence ATTCAATTAAGAACTTTACAAAGATTATTTCGAGAAAATGTAAGTGTAAGTCCAAAATGGGTAAACCAACAGTTTAGAATGCAAGAAATAGCGGAACGGTTAGAAAAAGATAAGTCGATTCATTTCCCTGATTATGCAAATAAATTTGGATTTTTTGACCAAGCTCATTTCAATCGAGCGTTTAAAAATATGATAAGACTGAGTCCTGAAAAATATCTAGAATCATTAATATGA
- the creC gene encoding two-component system sensor histidine kinase CreC, which translates to MVTNYHQFFFILSIGFYYLIDKTEESIRPRYMETIEESLNDTTHVLSAIVEERINSNPNERFHLNSLAESLFRKPFQNVRNRNFEAKIYSLLKTNADLQIYITDAKGIVIFDSESYREGLDYSKYNDVYLTLKGKYGVRSSKMIETEKEGALFIASPIRFQNQIIGVLTVIKPKIGVIPFIEEAKHKFWRISLIVASSIAIVFSLLAYISFRPILRLSQYVTALRNKEKKPFPKLGMKELNELGKEVDQLVVELEGKKYVESYVQTLTHEVKSPLSSILAAVELIHSHPNEVGRLTKTIESEAKRIQNLIDQLLELSSLEGKNSIELNDTIDLISFLNEILFRFEIELERKSISVKKIFPEGSVLIKGNQNYLRMAIENIIRNSIEFANPDDLISIELESISHFQTKLIISDQGQLIPEYALTKVTDKFFSLPRPIGLRKSSGLGLSIVKEILDFHKAELKIQNRTPKGVKVSILFQKM; encoded by the coding sequence TTGGTTACGAATTATCATCAGTTTTTTTTTATCCTATCTATTGGTTTTTATTATTTAATCGATAAAACCGAAGAATCAATTCGTCCTCGTTATATGGAAACAATCGAGGAATCATTAAACGACACAACTCATGTCCTTTCTGCAATTGTTGAAGAGCGAATCAATTCAAATCCGAATGAACGGTTCCATCTTAATTCTTTAGCTGAATCATTATTTAGAAAACCATTTCAAAATGTGCGTAATCGTAATTTTGAAGCAAAAATTTATTCATTATTAAAAACAAATGCAGATCTTCAAATATACATAACTGATGCAAAAGGAATCGTAATTTTTGATTCTGAAAGTTATCGTGAGGGCCTTGATTATTCCAAATACAATGATGTTTACTTAACTTTAAAGGGAAAATATGGAGTTAGATCCAGTAAAATGATCGAAACTGAAAAAGAAGGAGCGTTGTTCATTGCCTCTCCAATTAGGTTTCAAAATCAGATTATTGGTGTTTTAACGGTCATCAAACCGAAAATCGGTGTCATTCCATTCATCGAAGAAGCAAAACATAAATTTTGGCGAATCTCCTTAATAGTGGCCTCATCCATTGCGATTGTTTTTAGTTTGCTTGCCTATATCAGTTTTCGACCCATTTTACGTTTGTCTCAATATGTTACGGCCTTACGAAATAAGGAGAAAAAACCCTTTCCAAAATTAGGAATGAAAGAATTAAACGAATTGGGTAAGGAAGTTGACCAACTAGTAGTCGAGTTGGAAGGAAAAAAATATGTAGAATCATATGTGCAAACATTAACACATGAAGTGAAAAGTCCTTTGTCTTCTATACTTGCAGCAGTAGAATTAATACACTCACATCCAAATGAGGTGGGACGACTCACAAAAACAATTGAATCAGAGGCAAAACGGATTCAAAATCTTATCGATCAATTATTAGAATTATCTTCTTTGGAAGGTAAAAATTCAATCGAATTAAATGATACTATCGATTTGATTTCGTTTTTAAATGAAATCTTGTTTCGATTTGAAATTGAATTGGAAAGAAAATCTATATCAGTGAAAAAAATCTTTCCAGAAGGTTCGGTTTTGATTAAAGGAAATCAAAACTACCTAAGAATGGCCATTGAAAACATTATTCGAAACTCAATTGAATTTGCAAATCCCGACGATTTGATTTCGATAGAATTAGAATCTATTTCTCATTTTCAAACTAAATTAATCATCTCTGACCAAGGGCAATTGATTCCTGAATATGCATTAACGAAAGTCACAGATAAATTTTTTTCCTTACCTAGGCCAATCGGATTGAGAAAAAGTTCTGGCCTTGGGTTAAGCATTGTAAAAGAAATTTTAGATTTTCATAAAGCAGAACTGAAGATACAAAATAGAACTCCCAAGGGAGTAAAAGTGAGCATTTTGTTCCAAAAAATGTAG
- a CDS encoding AAA family ATPase: protein MKSNRPTLHFLCGKMASGKTTLSKKIAKEENALLFSEDIWLQRLYPEEIKNFEDYKKYSARLKTILSDHIKEVLQNGNSVVLDFPANIPKTRIWIRGLFESADANHLLHLIELTDEECLQQLHKRNIERPEGSVPMTEEEFHMITSYYTPPTQEEGFQIKVHSKN from the coding sequence ATGAAGTCAAATAGACCAACCTTACATTTTCTATGTGGCAAAATGGCATCTGGTAAAACAACCTTATCAAAAAAAATTGCCAAAGAAGAAAATGCACTACTTTTCAGCGAAGATATATGGTTACAGCGACTCTACCCAGAAGAAATCAAAAACTTTGAGGACTACAAAAAATACAGTGCACGACTCAAAACAATTTTAAGTGATCATATTAAAGAAGTTTTACAAAACGGGAATTCGGTTGTATTGGATTTTCCAGCCAATATTCCTAAGACAAGAATTTGGATTCGGGGTTTATTCGAAAGCGCTGACGCCAATCACTTGTTACATTTAATAGAATTAACTGACGAAGAGTGTCTACAGCAACTTCACAAAAGAAATATAGAGAGACCTGAGGGTTCTGTTCCGATGACAGAAGAAGAATTTCATATGATCACATCCTATTACACTCCCCCAACTCAGGAAGAAGGTTTCCAAATCAAAGTGCATTCAAAGAATTAA
- a CDS encoding DUF4349 domain-containing protein — translation MKKIKLPIYLLILFLFWSCGNAQEESMSVASEERKIASVSAEKKVTPSSPSLEESPDSIPQMKETTIGPVFLPIQNNQDRLLEFQVDLSYQTSDLIKTRKDFLVFVSKYGFIENSSAMNSESPYMNVKMHIRSDKLYEALLELDTYGTLISENISTIDHTEGMVWEKIKTNREKIRYQRRVSANHQTTGNSRNWSAIEGAITDSENEIDQTELQVWKINDKVKWATLNVSFSIPTPADKIIVPRYQNAFVGIFNLFLELTYVLVWMTPVFVLIGLLYFPIRKVLNWMRKKY, via the coding sequence GTGAAAAAAATAAAATTACCAATTTACCTTCTTATTTTATTTCTCTTTTGGAGTTGTGGAAATGCACAAGAGGAAAGTATGTCCGTGGCTTCGGAAGAGAGAAAAATTGCAAGTGTCTCTGCTGAAAAAAAAGTAACACCGAGTTCTCCTTCATTGGAAGAAAGTCCCGATTCCATTCCACAGATGAAGGAAACGACCATTGGGCCTGTTTTCCTTCCGATTCAAAATAACCAAGATCGTTTATTGGAATTCCAAGTGGATTTAAGTTACCAAACATCGGATTTAATCAAAACCAGAAAGGATTTTTTGGTTTTTGTGAGTAAGTATGGATTTATTGAAAATAGTTCAGCAATGAATTCGGAATCACCCTATATGAATGTGAAAATGCACATTCGTTCTGACAAACTATACGAAGCATTATTGGAATTGGATACGTATGGGACATTAATAAGTGAAAATATAAGTACGATTGATCACACAGAAGGAATGGTTTGGGAGAAAATTAAAACCAACAGAGAAAAAATTCGTTACCAAAGAAGGGTATCTGCCAATCACCAAACAACAGGTAACTCAAGGAATTGGTCTGCAATTGAAGGAGCTATTACAGATAGTGAAAATGAGATCGACCAAACAGAACTTCAAGTATGGAAAATCAATGATAAAGTAAAATGGGCTACATTAAATGTCAGCTTTAGCATTCCTACACCTGCTGACAAAATCATCGTACCCCGATACCAAAATGCATTTGTAGGGATTTTCAATTTGTTTTTAGAACTCACATATGTTTTGGTTTGGATGACCCCTGTTTTTGTATTGATAGGATTATTGTACTTTCCAATTAGGAAAGTACTAAATTGGATGAGAAAAAAGTATTAA
- a CDS encoding OmpP1/FadL family transporter yields the protein MIPSRNFKFIVILIWIGIIPDIPSKIEAFQGIMQPAFGARQAGMGGAFQAVGGSVMDLESNPSHLARVKRSKWEFGSSFHFPTIEYYDSYIDQNPLKSYQNRIVESPRAVLPYLGIIKPITENISIAYSYTSRNVLPLDGTMHVDSYLPERSYGTRVSRYMIWPDKHIAGISYHNDRWIIDMDIKYIPWSESFNSSKFRLEDVWVRTPVGLETNSFQFNLNWKNQTVLALGTQYNWNEKYKTRMGYSYGNNIIPASGVSPMLGASIAHHLSLGGSITWNDTSFHIACEYGFPKKTVGGKTSDWTLSHSIFSTSEIHPMQYSYQKSMSVFSIYLGLEQYI from the coding sequence ATGATTCCGAGTCGCAATTTCAAATTTATAGTGATTCTAATTTGGATAGGGATCATTCCAGATATCCCTTCCAAAATAGAGGCGTTCCAAGGAATCATGCAACCAGCGTTTGGTGCTAGGCAAGCGGGAATGGGTGGGGCATTCCAAGCTGTTGGTGGATCAGTAATGGATTTAGAATCAAATCCATCTCATCTTGCACGTGTAAAGCGATCTAAATGGGAATTTGGATCTTCATTTCATTTCCCAACAATTGAATATTATGATAGTTATATAGACCAAAATCCTTTAAAATCATACCAAAACAGAATTGTAGAAAGCCCAAGAGCCGTTTTACCTTATCTAGGGATCATCAAGCCAATCACTGAAAACATTAGTATCGCATACTCATATACTTCTAGAAATGTATTACCTTTAGATGGAACCATGCATGTGGATTCCTATTTACCAGAACGATCCTATGGCACAAGAGTATCTCGATATATGATTTGGCCAGATAAACATATCGCAGGAATCTCTTATCATAATGACCGATGGATTATCGACATGGACATTAAATACATTCCATGGTCCGAAAGTTTTAATTCAAGTAAATTTCGATTAGAAGATGTTTGGGTGAGAACGCCTGTTGGATTAGAAACAAATTCATTTCAATTTAATTTAAATTGGAAAAATCAAACAGTTCTCGCTTTGGGAACCCAATACAATTGGAATGAAAAATATAAAACACGAATGGGTTATAGTTATGGAAATAATATCATTCCAGCAAGTGGAGTGAGTCCAATGTTAGGTGCAAGTATAGCGCACCATTTGTCTTTAGGAGGAAGTATCACATGGAATGACACCTCATTTCATATCGCATGTGAATATGGATTCCCCAAAAAAACGGTTGGAGGTAAAACTTCTGACTGGACATTATCACACTCTATCTTTTCTACTTCTGAAATACATCCCATGCAATATTCGTATCAAAAATCGATGAGTGTCTTTAGCATTTATTTAGGACTAGAACAATACATTTAA
- the creD gene encoding cell envelope integrity protein CreD, with protein sequence MSKLISSINLRLMILGVMIIFFIIPLSMVGSLIEERNQSRLDAVTEVGEKWSQNQTFLGPILIIPYNIRIPKSGNAQSKEKWDYITEYAYFLPEDLGYQVGMVTEERQRGIYHIPLYTSKINVKGKFSPVKSTDFPLDTTYIYWDDARIIVSVTDLKGLGGDMKLTWNGKEKTFTPGTKSNFFPSGMSLPIPLEENEGNSVFNMDVSLKGSDTFSIIPIGKKTKMMMESNWRDPSFNGNILPVDREIFDGGFRSLWETSYFSRSFPQVIHSLDDSILNSIHNSAFGVSLLIPVDHYLKLERSVKYGLLFIVTSFTVFFLMEVFGGILLHPIQYVLIGCAMVIFYVLNLSLSEHIGYFVAYMISSLSVTILIGYYAIHALKNKKKGIMTGIYYLFLYSFLYIILASEDQALLLGSITLFMILALVMHFTRKVNWYQFGMNLENK encoded by the coding sequence ATGAGCAAACTAATTTCGTCTATCAATTTACGTCTTATGATCCTCGGAGTGATGATCATATTTTTTATCATTCCCCTTTCTATGGTCGGTTCCTTAATCGAAGAAAGAAATCAATCCAGATTAGATGCAGTTACTGAAGTAGGAGAGAAGTGGAGTCAAAACCAAACATTCCTTGGACCAATTTTAATCATTCCGTATAACATACGAATTCCAAAGTCAGGGAACGCACAATCCAAAGAAAAGTGGGATTATATCACAGAGTATGCATATTTTCTACCGGAAGATCTTGGATACCAGGTGGGGATGGTAACCGAAGAAAGACAAAGAGGGATTTATCATATTCCACTTTATACAAGTAAAATCAATGTTAAAGGAAAGTTTTCGCCAGTTAAATCAACAGATTTTCCTTTAGATACAACATATATTTATTGGGATGATGCAAGAATCATTGTTTCAGTAACCGACTTAAAAGGATTAGGTGGTGATATGAAACTAACTTGGAATGGCAAAGAAAAAACATTTACACCAGGTACAAAATCAAACTTTTTTCCTTCGGGAATGAGCCTTCCCATTCCATTGGAGGAGAATGAAGGGAATTCCGTTTTTAATATGGATGTTTCTTTAAAAGGATCTGATACATTCTCAATCATTCCGATTGGAAAAAAAACAAAAATGATGATGGAATCTAATTGGAGAGATCCTTCTTTCAATGGAAATATTTTGCCAGTTGATCGAGAGATTTTTGATGGTGGTTTTCGTTCTCTTTGGGAAACTTCTTATTTTTCTCGTTCGTTTCCGCAAGTGATTCATTCCTTAGATGATTCGATCCTTAACTCAATTCATAACTCTGCATTTGGAGTTAGTTTATTGATACCTGTAGATCACTATTTAAAATTAGAAAGATCAGTAAAATATGGCTTACTTTTTATAGTCACAAGTTTCACAGTATTTTTTCTCATGGAAGTGTTCGGTGGTATCTTATTACATCCAATTCAATATGTTTTAATTGGATGTGCAATGGTTATCTTTTACGTTCTCAATTTATCTTTATCGGAACATATCGGATACTTCGTAGCTTACATGATTTCTTCTCTCTCAGTGACTATCTTAATTGGTTATTATGCAATCCATGCTTTAAAGAATAAGAAAAAAGGGATTATGACAGGTATATATTATCTCTTTTTATATTCTTTTTTGTATATCATATTGGCATCAGAAGACCAGGCATTGTTACTTGGCTCAATTACATTGTTTATGATATTAGCGCTTGTAATGCATTTTACTAGAAAAGTAAATTGGTATCAATTCGGTATGAACTTAGAAAATAAATAG
- a CDS encoding fasciclin domain-containing protein yields MRLDLKIGRKQMKNRFSQITMIMILLSFALIGINCGKGDDADAGKGISAVSDDKSQQDVLKIAIGSKDHTTLVAAVQAAGLVDSLANQGPFTVFAPTNDAFAKLPAGTVDDLLKPNQKDTLKNILEYHVVVGNLTEAILKSEFTGKDDELGMANGAHTKVTVKNGKTLINGATIIASIPATNGIIHVVDTVLLPQEKK; encoded by the coding sequence ATGAGACTAGATTTAAAAATTGGGCGGAAACAAATGAAAAACAGATTCTCACAAATAACAATGATTATGATCCTCCTCAGTTTTGCTCTTATTGGCATAAACTGTGGAAAGGGTGACGATGCAGATGCTGGAAAAGGAATCTCTGCTGTATCTGATGATAAGTCACAACAGGATGTTCTGAAAATTGCAATTGGATCCAAAGACCATACCACTCTTGTTGCGGCCGTCCAAGCGGCAGGTCTTGTTGATTCTCTAGCAAACCAAGGACCATTTACTGTCTTTGCACCAACAAATGATGCATTTGCAAAATTACCAGCAGGGACAGTTGACGATCTTTTGAAACCTAACCAAAAGGATACGTTAAAAAATATTTTAGAGTACCATGTGGTGGTAGGAAACCTAACAGAAGCTATCCTAAAGTCTGAATTTACTGGAAAAGATGATGAACTTGGTATGGCAAATGGGGCTCACACCAAAGTAACCGTTAAAAATGGAAAAACACTAATCAATGGCGCGACCATCATTGCTTCCATTCCAGCAACAAATGGAATCATCCATGTTGTGGATACAGTGTTACTTCCTCAAGAAAAAAAATAA
- a CDS encoding bacteriohemerythrin — MIANWDVKYETNISEIDSQHKKLFRLINQIESIYEENKSHLSNHSKLLIDAVSELEDYTISHFLIEERVMELNQYPELEAHKKQHDRFTDKILELKKRLTTGNLVTNDVELNQFFSDLIQFLRLWLTNHILKEDMNYKPFIKLVL, encoded by the coding sequence ATGATCGCAAATTGGGACGTTAAATATGAGACCAATATTTCAGAGATTGACTCTCAACATAAAAAACTGTTTCGACTCATCAATCAAATTGAATCCATTTATGAGGAAAACAAAAGTCATTTATCGAATCATTCAAAGTTACTGATTGATGCAGTTTCAGAATTAGAAGACTATACCATTAGTCATTTTTTGATTGAAGAACGAGTGATGGAGTTGAACCAATACCCAGAATTGGAAGCTCACAAAAAACAACATGATCGTTTTACTGATAAAATATTGGAACTCAAAAAAAGATTAACAACTGGTAATTTAGTAACAAATGATGTCGAATTGAACCAATTCTTTAGCGATTTGATTCAATTTTTGAGACTCTGGTTAACTAATCATATTTTAAAAGAGGATATGAATTATAAACCTTTTATCAAATTAGTTTTATAA